The Coccidioides posadasii str. Silveira chromosome 2, complete sequence genomic interval TCAAAAGTATCTTCACAAATAATAGAGTTAAATAAATCAAATTGATAATACTGTTTATTAAGTGTCTATATACTCTACATCTAAATTCTAAAGTCTATATTCAACGATGTTGTTGAGATagaagagagcaaaaagttgagatttgtatgtgtattttggTGTCCCGCTTGGTTGTGGAATACGTTAACTACCATAGATATGGTTGTTCCCAGAGTTCTCCCGTCCAGTTGGGATCCAAAAATCCGAAACCTTTCTAACTTTTCTGGTAATACGGCTAACTTGGTCTggagttagttaactaactaagtaactagttactagTTACACAAGCTTGCAGTTAGCTCCTTTCATGAGCAACGCAATTCTCTATTAAAAGTCACGACATCGAATGTCGACGACAGGCAGGTCATGGTCGTGATTTTTTTAAAATCTTTGGAATCCCGGGATTTATACGGCTAGGTATCATTGCTCTTGTTATTTATATCAATGCTTAACAGGCATGGCTTCGCTATGGTTTAGTTTGGTTCCCGAAGCTTTCCTGAAGCTCCATGATGTGCTCGTCTGCCTGGCGAAGTTCAATGACGCGGTGTCTATTGAAGCAGAACATGATTTTGTAGGAGATTTCATTCTTGCACGCACGTTGCTGGAAAGAGTACTGACTGGGCTTCAATCTTCTGTGCAACGTATTAGCTTCGGCTCTCGACCTTGAACCCTTCAAAGTCTGGCTATGCCTCGTTCAAATTTGATAGTGGCTCGTTCTTTAgccaattttcttttgatagAAGGATGCGCGGTAATACTACCGATACTGGGACAAGGAGTAATACTGCGAAGTTGTCATGCCAGTTGTATATCAAGGTACTACTCTCTAACCCTCTTTTTTGTTATTATATTTCATTCTAACCTGAACCTCCCAAGGCActtctatctgtattcaaAGGGCGGACTATTGATTTCAAAGACAAGGATACGGCTGTCGAAGAATGTAAGGTCCAAATCTTTGATGGTTTGGATGAGACTGAGTGCAGGGTCGTCATTCAAATAATTTGCAAGCATGGTATGAAGTACTGACAACATCCCTTTGTGCTACTTGCAGCCTGCTGAGGGAGTATAGGGGTTGTAAAAACCTACAAGTTGATCTATGAGCCTGTGGAAGTGCAACATGCGGTTTTCGACAAGTCCAAGACGCAGAATAAATGGGTAATAGATTCTAAATTCCTGCGGGAAATTGTGGAATATTTCGGGCCTACAGCCGAGCAACTTGATATATTTACAGATAACGGAAAGGCTATATTTACGAGTTTTACTACGAGAGTAACGAATGGGAAAGGTAGGGCAACACATGCATTTGTGGATTCTATGGCGACACTGGATCTAATGATATACGCAGAAATCCTGAAACAACCCGTTCATACATCCGTTGCAATTGACACCAGAGATTTTGAATCTCATCTTGTCGAGGAGAGACTCCATGTGGCGATAAGCGTCAAGGATTTCAAAGCCATAATTATGCATGCAGACACGCTCAAAACAATGATTACTGCTCGGTATACTCGGCCATGCCGTCCGTTGCAGTTTTCATATGAATCGGGTGGTATGACTTGTGAGTTCACGCTGATGACACGAGGAGAAACCGAAGATATCGACGTGTCTTCAAATGGTGATGCACGCGAGCTATCCGCAAGATCATATTCTCGACCTCCGCAAACGGCTTCCGTGAATAATGGGAGTACTGCTGTGGTGGAGCATGGGGATCCTTCGAGGAATGAATCTGCCCAGGCATCCTTCCGAAGAGGAACCATCGAAGAAACTCCGCAGGAAACACCAGCAACAGCGTCAGCATTGCTTGATCCAAACAGTTTGTTCGTCCCAATGGATGACGATCGTCAATGGGACGAGCCTCAATATGGAGACgaacaagaagatattcttgGTTGGGATGCGAGTATAAACCATGTAAGATAACATGAGCTCTTTTTCGTTCCTGCATCTTTACTAATGTGATATAGCAGGACGTGCAGCCCAGCTTTGTGGGAACAATCCAAGATCGCAACGTCACAGTTGAAGAAAGCGAGCAACGGGCACGCGAGACCGAATCAACAGCTATTCCCCCGACTCAAAGAATATCTCAGGTATGCCTTATCACTACGTTTAGATGTAAAATTCGATGGGGAATATGCGGCGCTTCTCCACTGAATCGTTGCATTTTTATGTAGGTATACGGGCTAACCATAGCAGATACGAGGATTGTTTGACTCAAGCGGGTGAAAGATAAACTGTCCTCGGAGGATTCAACAATTGGGATTTATCATCCGCTGGAAGTTTTCGGCCCAGTCATTGATCACATCGTTAGTGCTCCTCAAAGGCCTGAGGTCTTTCCTCCGTCATAAGCCAGCTGGTAGCGCAGCCCGCCCCGACTGCAGTAATGTTAAGTCCTTCACCACCAGCGGGTGGGACTTTTGCATATCGTCCCACGACATTACCTTGATCGTTAGTCTCTGGACCACAGTTTCCGTGCTCACCCCATCCAAAAGCGACTACTCGTTTCTTGTCGATAGCAGCGACAACGTGTTCACTTCCGATTCCGATCAAAGGGACTCTGGGAAAATCAGGCGGCGGTAGCTGCCCGCGGTCATTCCGACCCCACGCAGTAATGGACCCATCGAAATTGTGACTGTAAATACCATGCCAACTTGCAGCGACGGAATTGTAGCCCTTCAGTGTCGATGGGGCTCCAGACTGCACCCCCCATTTATCTGAGCCAAGGATCACCAGGGACCCTTCTTCTGCATCCCCCACAATTATAGTAAACTCCCTCCCACACGCGGCGTTCCTTGCTTGGAAAGGAACATTGACTCTCTGTGGAGACcaaaatatcttctttttaacTCCTGATTCTCCAAGTTGGCCTTTTCTCGCATTGCCCCAGCCATATACTTCCCCATTAGATAGTATCACCACAGTGTGTCCAACACTGCCAGAAATCCCAACAATCTCCGTACCCTTAGGCGGAAAATTCGGTATCCGTGTCGGGACATTCATTTCAGTGACATTCTCTCCGAGGCCCAATTCACCTTTCATCCCCGTGCCTGCAACATAAACATACCCAGTGCCTGCTTCAACAAAGCATGAAGATTCCCATGTAGCCGACACAGCGGTAAACCGGTCAACTTTCCGCTCGCCATCATAGATAACAACCCGGCTAAACTCGAGTAATATTTCCGCGTCTTCTGGGGCATATGCACATCTCCCGTTCCCATTCGACCCCGCCGCATACACCGCGCCAGAGCTGAAAAGGGCAAGAGTATGGTTTCCTCCCGCGGCCAGGCAAAATGGCACGTTGTCATTGTAGTTATTGGGGGGCGCGTTCGTGGCAGCTTTATCCATCGAGGTAGGCTCCCATTTGATGAGACATCTTGTTGGGCAGGCAACGTCTTCCCTGTGACCAAGGCCGAGTTGGCCGGAGCCGTTGGAGCCGAAGGCGTAAAGGGCCATTTGAAAACCCTTTTTGatggctttttttttcttttttttttctttttccgtTGTTTGTAGTCCTCTGGgcctttctctctctctccccccccaccttttcttttcttttctttcctttttttattttttttttttagaggAGACTTTGTGCTTTATTGAATCTCTAAGAATTGAGGAATATGGTATGCTCTCTTGCTCCGGAAATGGCTCCCCCACTCGGGGCAGGGGATGCTTTAACAGGGAGTATCACCACCGCAGAAACAATCACTTTTGTGAAGAGTGTCAGCTTCCCCTTCTGCTGTGCATTTATGGTGGCCGAGACTCTATTCCATGCGATGCACGACAAAGCTCTCTCCCGGGCATTGTCCGCATCGATTCACATCAATCTTCACGTGACTCTTATCAACAGCCCGCGCGAGACACTGGGGTTTTTGAATACCATGATATTGTGTCAATATCCGAAGAACTTCACCATTATAAGAGGCACTTATTAATAAATCTCATAATTTATTTCTgtagatttcttcttctatgAATAAAACCATATTGGAATCCAGTTATTTCACTTGCTAGCTTTGATAGAATATCATACATTGTAAATCTAGATGCATGTGGAGTTTATGTTGACAATTATCAATGAAGATCTTTCTGTGTTCACTGTCCTATGCCATATCattgatgaagaagctgaCGAGAAATTTCTCATGAATGAATTCAATTTTGGTAAAGATCATTTTAAGTCGACAGACACCATGTCTATCTTCTCTGTGAACAAGAACTAAAAGTCTGCTTCCGCAAAAAAGAAGCAGTCCACTCTTGTCACTACTGATAAAGCAGGGAAGAGTGATGAAAATAATGTCAAATATCAATAATCAGACAAAGACTGATGAGAAATTTCAGAAAGTTGGGTTCTTCGTTCAGTCACATGATGTAATTGCTTTACCTGTTTCAAGCGCCATCGTCGCATAACGGTTGACTTTGGCAGGGATCAGCCCCATCGGTCTCGATATATCCCTAAACCTCGCAAATCCCCGGCCCGCGGGCGAAATCGGAGGGTCCGGGTATATCATTTATGAAGGAAATGTCTATTCGTAGGGGTAGGGGCTGCTTGCGAAGCGTCTCGAAATGGTCAAATGGTGGATTAGGATAACAACAACAGACGGGCGTGGGTGATCTACTGCGTCCCGGACATCAGGTGACATGGAAGCAACTCTTCCGCTTACTGACTTGATGATCTTCCATTTTACTGCTATTCTCCGGAGATCATTATTTGATGAATTTCATATCAACATTTTTGAATCGGGGTCAACATCTAGGGTGCCCAGGCGAAAGGATTCACTCGATTTTAAGGTTCAGGGACTAGGAGATTCAGATCTTCCGATTCCATATTGTCTTGGAATCTCCCGAcgcacggagtacggagtacaacaTAAATAAATGAGACCTGAATTTGAAAGTCATTAAAATCGCAACTATTACCTCTCGTTCCAACATGCTGAGGACGCAACGTCTTCAGCGACGGGAAATCACATATGCATCTGCTAAGGAAGAGGAAGTTAATGTTCTTCATCAAATGGGATATTATGACCAACAGACGAAATTTTTTGCTCATCTTAACAACCATCGTGATCAGATTAAGGACATCGTTGCCCGTCATCTTGGGTTAAGCTCGCCTGCTGTGTGCCATGTGGCAGAAGAAAACGACTGGTTGCATGGTAGTCTTAACGCTTGCATTCCTGTCACCATCGTCGGCCCCTTTGGTATCCGTGTAATGATTCGATTTCCACTTCCCTACCGCATTGGCGAGGATTTCGGGCCTGGGAATGCCGATGAGAAAATTAGGTGCGAGGCAGGAACCTATGCGTCGCTACAAGAAAATTGCCTCGATATTCCGATTCCACGATTGTACGGCTTTGCTCTTTCAGATGGTGAAACTGTACGGCTTTGCTCGGAACCCCCTCTCTAATAAGCTAATTTAAATGagtttactccgtactcagCTTGAAAACTTACCGCCCTTAATTCAATGGATTCAACGTTTTAAGCGTCGATTCATTTCATGGCTAGGACATCCAATTCCGTCAAAAAACATCCGCTCGCAGAGGAGAAGCGATAACATCATTGGAACCGGCTATTTACTGATGGAATATATTGAACCAAGCCGAGGAACTATGCTTTCCAATACATGGATGGATAGTCAACATGATATGCAACTATCGACCAACCTGTTTCGTGATCCTTCCCGCATTTTCCTAAGCCTCATCCGAGTTCCGCGTCCTAGGATTGGCTCCTTTATTATTGATGATCACAAAGGCTTTTTGGTCCTAGCGTATCGGCCACTTTCCGTCGAAATTCAGCTGCTAGAGAATGGACGAATGTTAACAGATATACATCGCGATTATACATATTCAACTGTCGACTCCTATCTTACGGATATTCTAACATTTCATGTCCACCGTTTTCGGTATCAACCAAATGCGGTGAATCATCTTGAAGACTGTGTGCTTTCCAGCTGTCTTTTCTCACCGGAATGCGAGCAGTTTTCAAAATCCTTTTCCAAGCGAATTTGCGACGCGGCCCATTTATTTTGACTTTTACTGACATGCATCAAAGCAACATATTCGTGGATAAGGATAGCAATATAACATGCCTTGTCGATTTGGAGCGGGCTTGCTCCAGGCCAATTGAGATGTCCAACCCTCCTCACTGGCTGACTCACAAGGGAGTGGATGAGTTGGTGTTATCGGACTATGATGCAGTGCAAACAGAATTTATGGGCATTATGACAGCCAAGGAGAAGAGACAACATCCAACCGCAGTGGAAAGGGATAACAGTAAGGAACTTCGACAAATCCTCCCGGCTGTTATGAATAACAGTTGGGCAACTGGAACTTTCTGGTATACATTGGCGCTCTCCAGCCCTTCTGGCCTCTTTGGGACCTTTAAGGAGCATATCCGACCATTATTCTGCAGAGATTATATTGAAGAATTCAATTTAGTTATGCTCTTTCTTTGGAAAGGAATGTGGAATACATCGCAAGCCGCAAACTCTCGGATAAAGAACAGTACGACAAAAAACTCCGATGCAGATTGAGAGGAGCTCTCTTACGAACTTTTTCCTTCAGAGGAGCCTTGGTTGCCATCCCGGCCACCTTGAAAGTGATCCTGAACAGCGCGGCCGAGGGCCTTCATCGCTTCTCGGTTTGgctttcatttctttttttcctcgcAGCTTGGCCCGAGGAGCTAAGTAGTTGTAGAGTTTTAACATCAGCTTTGACCCAAACGACTGCCTCTTTGCCTTTGGTTCGGTCGGGTGAAGTCTGGTGTGCCACCTTAAAGGTGATCAATTATCTGCATTTATATGGTTAGGTAGGTATGGTGGGAACCGCGACCATATCAGAATTTCGTAGGCCTGAAAAAACTGGGGAACACTGATGAACCCACTGTGAACAGAGCCCAAAAGATTCCTGCAGCAGGAATGATGTCTTTACTGTTTTTCAAGTAAAAAACAGTTCTTATTTTTAAATATTTCTCTGTCTGAGAAATATTcttaactacggagtactataAAGTaatttaaaaataaaaatactCCCGGAGTTATTGAGAGTCTAGAACCAAATCAAAGCCACTTGATCTCGTGGCCCATACCGCAGATTTCCTGTGATTCATCACAAGGTAGCCTTGCCTCCGCAACTCTGTCTTCCTTGTCTTCCTTTTAGGTAATAAACAGGGCTTCAAATATCAATTGATATAGACCTATTTCCTTGTGGAATTCTTGCTAATCAACAGTGGTTCTTTGACTATCTGGTTTCTATGAGAGTTGCCATACAAAGGTGGCGCAATTCTTATCCTTGGCGTTGCCAAGAACTAGCAGGATTTTTGCATACGACAATTTTACCCCCTATTGGTTGGCTGTTGAATGTGCTTTATAAAAAGTGGCAAGAAtaaattaactagttaattaaCACTGATGGGGAACAAGCTACTTCGATGCCAAAGGCGATATTAGGACAGACATTAAAAGGCAGGTTAGGCCTCTGCACAGTCACCAAACAATTGCAAGACTGTGTTTAGGTTGTAACGTATGTATCAGTTTATTTATTGTAACCTTGGGCTTAGCGAGAGAATTCGCTCATTGACAGCACTTACAGGAACCGAAATAAGGCAAACACTGTTGTGAAATGTGTCAATCACTTCCCACTCCAGAACGAGCGCGACATCTTGCGCCAACTCCAAACCAAAACTCCATTTATACATCCGCTGCTTGATGAGATTAAAGCCCCCCCAAaccaccccccccccccccccccccccccccgggccATAGTATTGAGGTACCTAGATGATGACGTTTTACACGCCTCCAATACCCAACGCCTCACTTGTCTAGAGGCGAAACACTTCACCAAAAAGGTCCTTGAACGCTCTCAGTTTTGCATAGAGAAGACTTTGTTCATACCAGTGCGGATTTTACTCCTCAGAATTCTGGTGCTCTTCGAAGCTTGCTCATATAATACAGATGTCAAGCCTGGCAATATGTTGGTGAACTATGGCCACGATAGCTAGCAACACAACCGGTTTACGGACGACCAACTAGCCAACTTTGGAGATACCGTTGGTGAAGATTTAGCTTACGCGTGGGATGGGGACGCCATTGGAACACCAATGTTCAGAAGTCCTGAAGCACATTTGCAAATGCGATGGGGATTCCAACTGATATCTGGTCCTTTGGGGCACTGGCAAGTTTTCATATTCCAGAACAATGGAAATCTTGGGCCGTAGCTACTAATATTGTCTCCTTGCAGGTCGTCAGTGTGTTGTATGGAGAAGGATTCCACATATTCAAACCGGACGTCCCGGTCGATCACGACGAGTATGACCTCAAGATCCTTATGGAGCATCACCGATGCTTTGGCCCATTTCCACTCTCCTATCAAGAGATTGCGGATGAAGGTAGACTAGAGGTTCTGATGTGGATCATGGAAAATAGCCCTGCCGAGAGCTTGAGACAATTTCGCCTCACAACTTCACGGGAAATTTGCCAGGAGGATCAGGGGTTTGTGCTGAGGATAATGAGGCTTGACCTGCGAGATAGACCGACTGCGCATCAACTCCTGGAGGATGCATAGTTCTCCTAAGCTTAAGTGCTTACCCAGGGTACGGTGACTCCATGCCTACTTGATGCACTTGAGCCTGCTACCGACAAACCAGTGGCTATTGCGGAGTATGCGAACTCAGAAAAGAATTATGCGTGATCTTGCGTGTGGTCTGACTGAATTGTGAAGTTGCCTAACCTGTGCACCTCCCCTAATGCATACACTCGGAGCGTCTCGCTTCCCAGCATTGAGCAGCTCCGCCACTCTGCATCACTCCGCATCACTCCAAACCAAGCTAATCCTCCTTCACGGGGAAATGCAAAGTTTTTCCGTCTTTGCCGTCGTAACAGACGCCAGTGAAGTGGTCACGCGGATCATCACTCTTATGCTCGGACTCCGTAGCTAGTGGGCCAGCATGAGTAATTGCGGTGTGCACCGCGGTGTTTTGCGTACCTTTGGCACACATCAACCGTCCCAAGGAGGCAACAGGTCCTTGGATGTCTCGACAGCTTTCATCCACCGTGGCCCTTGCTCTTGCACGACAGAATCCCGCCTAACCCACTTTGTGGTTTGCGTAGCAGGAAAGACTGTGATCTCCTGCCCAGCTTGCCAACAGGAATCTTCTTTACAGTTTGATTGTGGGACATCGTCGAGATTGTGTCGGGGGAACCCGGCTTCGAAGGCAAATCAAATGGGTTGTAAAATCAGGCGAAAGGGGAACTGACAATCTGGAAGCTATCTGTTCAGATTGCAAACCTTTGAAAGTGGGTGGAGAGCCAGCTTATAAGTTCTTGAGGCCTCCATCGACATCGAACCTCTCATCAATGATTTTGCGAGATCCCAAGCCCTCCCTTTCAGACTGCTAAAAGCGCGGGCCTTCTTATTGGCAGGAACAGTCTGTATTTGAGGAGGAGCGATGGAATTGTTGGCGACACGGCCATTGTCGAACCTTTCGATTTGTGAAAATCGGGTTTCCTCCATGGGGTAGCAGGATACAGACCCTTTTCATCACCAGGGTCTCCAAAGCAAATGGCGCTACCCAGCTCGAGTCGTCGACCAGTAGTAGTATGCTTACTGAACGTAGGTTGACTCGCAGGCACCGCACCACCCTGTCAATGCCTGCTTAACTGAATAACATGATCATCTTGAAAATAGCCAGAATAGGATTTCATAACTTGGCAATGTTGAATCATAAATCACCGCTTTGCTAATTAGACAGGCCAGGCCAGTGACACTACATGTGAGACAACTGGGTTTCTACTGATTGTGATTTCTCTTATACCAGATCACATCAGGAGTTATTGCAGCTATGGGTGCCTCTATGATAGCGGAGCCTCACACGTTTGtttcttatttcttcaaAGCATTGATTGCTGTTGTCACAGAATGACTATTGCTTGCAGTCGAAAAAGGTCTCTTGACATCTGATCGGAATCAGGTGACAACACTGTAGCTCATTAATTAGCATGAAGAATAATTTCCTGGTGCGTAGCTGtttacatatgtatgtatgcaAACCACAGGAACTTGGTAACCCCTTTGGTTCCGCTCTTCCTCCGTCTTTCCCACTCACTCTAAAAGCTGTGTCTGACCTCCACTTTGTAGCCATGGCATTTGGCGGCGAAGGGATCATATTGTCATATACCACTTGATGTGGTGTTGAATCCATGTGGGACATGGCTGAGCATTGAATTCAAGTATACCCAGATCCTCAATTCTCACAATATAGTACAAACAAGAGGGGAACTGATTGGATGTCAAGCCCAAAAATTAAATTTGGATATATAAGGGTGTACCAGGTCTGTGTGGGTGGCTTCAACAGGCCAGAATAATCGCTAAAGCTTTGTAAACAACTAATTTTGATATCACATGGGGGATTTTCTGGTTAAAAGCTCTCACGAAGGTTTAAGCCTGAGGTTCTACTCTGTACACCAAATTCACTCACCAAGAGATGCATTCGCACAAGACTGCCTTGGCATAAAGCTTGGTGGGAGCTCACCGTATTCAGGAAATTGCGAATCGACTTGAACGAACGTGGTTGGTTTCGGGCGAAGAACAATGTTCTGATGGAGGATGAAGGAACTGGCGGTGAAGTCTTGTCGTTTGAGTCCACCCACCTTTAAGGCTGGAGGAGGCTGTTAGATCTGAGAGCGGTGGAGAGCTCGAGAAGACACGGGGATTCGTGTCTCAGCCTTGTGAGATTCGCGGCAAACAAAGATCGATGATTTGCCATAAGGTAGGTAATTTTCTCCACAGTGACAGATCAATGGGCAGCATTTCAAGAACCGTCGTGGGCCGACATTGGCTTATAAGTAGCCTTGGGGGGCGCTCTGTAAGTCCCAGAAAATTTCCAATTCGCGAGGTGTTGAGCAAGAGCGATAGGAATCTTAAAAAGGAACAGAGCCCCTGCGATTTGGATTCCCGCAAATTTCTGCTGGGGAGCAGTGGTCGGGAGAGAGGAAAGTCAAGAATTGCATTTGTTTCTCTGGCGCAGAAAATGATCCTGGCATTCGGAACGACTCTCCAATCCCCTGCGTCTCTAAGCCCACTTGGAGTCGGTTTAGCTTTCTGTTTTGTCGTGCATTTGGCGATTTGAAACCAAGATCATCGGAATTTCTCGCGTCGGTCCGTCCCTTCATGCTTATGCGGGTTTAAGATAACTAACAGTGGAGATAGCCAGAAGCAGGCGTTGGCTGGCCATGAGCACTGGCCGCCGAGAGATCTTTTTTTTCACGCTCCTCTCTGTCCGCCGAGGAACACGACGTCGAAAACTTCTGGGTAAACCATTCGCAGGCAAGCGACATGATTTCGAGAGCAATTGATGAAATAATTTTGACTTCTGCGGCCAAGGGGACTTGGATGCCAAGGCACCGCTGCGAGAGCCGACGGCGAAAAGTGGGAGGCTACTAGCGGCGCTGATAGGCTGGCCGGCAGACGATGATGTCGCGGCTCCCATCCTCTCCACCGCGGGCTCCAGGCGGCCCCATAGCTTGCTGGAGGCAGAGCAGGAAATCTGGTGTATTTAAGATGGGCTCTGTCGTCATTGCAACGTGCTGATATGTAACAAAAGGCAGACAATTCGTCCCCAGATGACCTGAACTTAGCCGAGAAGCGGCTGGAAAGTTACTTCTCTGAGGTAACTGGTATCGAAGAGATACATCTTGACAAGATACTTCCCGGACAGCCAGGGTGTGACAGAAGCAGGCTGCACAGACACACGGACTCGACAAAACAGCGCATATACAGGCACAACATCAGGTAACCATCGCATTGACTGACTGACCCCTCCCTTGCCCGCTGCCCCTCCTTCCAATCCTTTCTCAtaaccacaacaacaacaacagcgGCAACCGTCTTCACTGGCGCCACATTTGCTTCCactattctctctctccttttctcccttCTCCATCCTCCATCGTCCTCCCACCAACGTCACTCTTCCCTGACCTCACTCTCCACTCTGCGTATCCCATCCGTCGACCCAGTGCCCgcttctcttcttcacttCCAAACCTCACTTCTCAACCATGGGTAAGAAGGCTGTCCACTTTGGAGGCGGCAACATCGGCCGTGGCTTCGTTGGCGAATTCCTCCACGAGTCTGACTATGAAGTCGTCTTCGTTGATGTGATGGACTCCATCATCGACGCGCTCCAAGGCGCTTCCTCATACAAGGTCACCGAGGTTAGCAACGAGGGAGAGCACACCAAGACCGTCACCAACTACCGTGCTATCAATTCCAAGCATAATCTCGACCAGGTCATCAGCGAGATCTCTACCGCTGATGTCGTCACCTGCGCCGTCGGCCCAAACATCCTCAAGTTTATTGCGCCTCCAATCGCCAAGGGCATCGACGCCCGTACTATCGAAAGACCTCTTGCCGTCGTGGCCTGTGAGAACGCCATTGGCGCTACCGATACCCTCCACAAATTTGTCAAAGAAAACACTGACCCTTCTCGCGTCGAGTCCCTTTCTTCTCGAGCTCGATTCGCCAACTCCGCCATCGACCGTATCGTCCCCACTCAAGACCCAAATTCGGGCCTCGACGTGAAGATCGAAAAGTTCTACGAATGGGTGGTGGAAAAGACACCATTTGGGGAATGGGGACACCCCGATATCCAGGCTATTCTCTGGGTCGACAATCTGGATCCTTACATTGAACGTAAGCTTTACACTGTCAACACCGGACATGCTACTGCCGCATACTACGGGTACAACATGGGCAAGAAGACTATCTACGAGTCTATGAGCGACGAGAAGATCCGTGGCCATGTCAGAGACGCTCTCTCTGAGACTTCGACCCTTATTGTTGATAAGTATGGCATTCCAGCCGAGGAGCAGCGCAAGTACGTCGACGCCATCGTCGCCCGAATTTCTAACCCACACCTCGAGGACGTAGTCGAGCGTGTCGGCCGTGCCCCACTTCGCAAACTCGGTCGCAAGGAACGCTTTGTCGGCCCTGCCTCTCAGTTGGCCGAGCGCGGAAAGAAAGTCGATGCCTTGTTGGGGGCTATGGAACAGGCTCTGCGATTCCAGAATGTTCCCGAGGACGACGAGAGCTTCGAGCTTGCCAAGATCCTGAAGACAGAATCTGCAGAGGATGCAACCGCGAAGCTGACTGGGTTGGAAAGCGACCATCCACTTTTCGCACGCGTTGTTGAACGTGTTGCGAAGGTTCA includes:
- a CDS encoding uncharacterized protein (EggNog:ENOG410PHQ5~COG:L~BUSCO:8753at33183), which codes for MASLWFSLVPEAFLKLHDVLVCLAKFNDAVSIEAEHDFLRLSTLNPSKSGYASFKFDSGSFFSQFSFDRRMRGNTTDTGTRSNTAKLSCQLYIKALLSVFKGRTIDFKDKDTAVEECKVQIFDGLDETECRVVIQIICKHGVVKTYKLIYEPVEVQHAVFDKSKTQNKWVIDSKFLREIVEYFGPTAEQLDIFTDNGKAIFTSFTTRVTNGKEILKQPVHTSVAIDTRDFESHLVEERLHVAISVKDFKAIIMHADTLKTMITARYTRPCRPLQFSYESGGMTCEFTLMTRGETEDIDVSSNGDARELSARSYSRPPQTASVNNGSTAVVEHGDPSRNESAQASFRRGTIEETPQETPATASALLDPNSLFVPMDDDRQWDEPQYGDEQEDILGWDASINHDVQPSFVGTIQDRNVTVEESEQRARETESTAIPPTQRISQIRGLFDSSG
- a CDS encoding uncharacterized protein (EggNog:ENOG410PK9V~COG:D,Z~BUSCO:9598at33183), translated to MALYAFGSNGSGQLGLGHREDVACPTRCLIKWEPTSMDKAATNAPPNNYNDNVPFCLAAGGNHTLALFSSGAVYAAGSNGNGRCAYAPEDAEILLEFSRVVIYDGERKVDRFTAVSATWESSCFVEAGTGYVYVAGTGMKGELGLGENVTEMNVPTRIPNFPPKGTEIVGISGSVGHTVVILSNGEVYGWGNARKGQLGESGVKKKIFWSPQRVNVPFQARNAACGREFTIIVGDAEEGSLVILGSDKWGVQSGAPSTLKGYNSVAASWHGIYSHNFDGSITAWGRNDRGQLPPPDFPRVPLIGIGSEHVVAAIDKKRVVAFGWGEHGNCGPETNDQGNVVGRYAKVPPAGGEGLNITAVGAGCATSWLMTEERPQAFEEH
- a CDS encoding uncharacterized protein (EggNog:ENOG410PKMJ~COG:C~BUSCO:8974at33183) produces the protein MGKKAVHFGGGNIGRGFVGEFLHESDYEVVFVDVMDSIIDALQGASSYKVTEVSNEGEHTKTVTNYRAINSKHNLDQVISEISTADVVTCAVGPNILKFIAPPIAKGIDARTIERPLAVVACENAIGATDTLHKFVKENTDPSRVESLSSRARFANSAIDRIVPTQDPNSGLDVKIEKFYEWVVEKTPFGEWGHPDIQAILWVDNLDPYIERKLYTVNTGHATAAYYGYNMGKKTIYESMSDEKIRGHVRDALSETSTLIVDKYGIPAEEQRKYVDAIVARISNPHLEDVVERVGRAPLRKLGRKERFVGPASQLAERGKKVDALLGAMEQALRFQNVPEDDESFELAKILKTESAEDATAKLTGLESDHPLFARVVERVAKVQKGPNVMISICRRLVSLYSAAYESLMKSR
- a CDS encoding uncharacterized protein (EggNog:ENOG410PKMJ~COG:C~BUSCO:8974at33183) yields the protein MGKKAVHFGGGNIGRGFVGEFLHESDYEVVFVDVMDSIIDALQGASSYKVTEVSNEGEHTKTVTNYRAINSKHNLDQVISEISTADVVTCAVGPNILKFIAPPIAKGIDARTIERPLAVVACENAIGATDTLHKFVKENTDPSRVESLSSRARFANSAIDRIVPTQDPNSGLDVKIEKFYEWVVEKTPFGEWGHPDIQAILWVDNLDPYIERKLYTVNTGHATAAYYGYNMGKKTIYESMSDEKIRGHVRDALSETSTLIVDKYGIPAEEQRKYVDAIVARISNPHLEDVVERVGRAPLRKLGRKERFVGPASQLAERGKKVDALLGAMEQALRFQNVPEDDESFELAKILKTESAEDATAKLTGLESDHPLFARVVERVAKVQKGPNAPIPDIRQTEYPIMERL
- a CDS encoding uncharacterized protein (EggNog:ENOG410PX2P) — its product is MLRTQRLQRREITYASAKEEEVNVLHQMGYYDQQTKFFAHLNNHRDQIKDIVARHLGLSSPAVCHVAEENDWLHGSLNACIPVTIVGPFGIRVMIRFPLPYRIGEDFGPGNADEKIRCEAGTYASLQENCLDIPIPRLYGFALSDGETVRLCSEPPL
- a CDS encoding uncharacterized protein (EggNog:ENOG410J4EJ~COG:T) — its product is MGIPTDIWSFGALVVSVLYGEGFHIFKPDVPVDHDEYDLKILMEHHRCFGPFPLSYQEIADEGRLEVLMWIMENSPAESLRQFRLTTSREICQEDQGFVLRIMRLDLRDRPTAHQLLEDA